A single window of Myxococcales bacterium DNA harbors:
- a CDS encoding phosphotransferase, with product MKSSSLFVSAVLIVRDTLILLPRLLGACLRVWLGRLFRKPSHRLHEFTTVAWLAEWLDLDPELIDSASIEAVHSGTASRSRLHIRYAEHLRGLPGPASLFIKSTPRDFGAKLFGVLFNLGGNEVSFYRHIRRDLPVKSPQVVYCEGDSNDYVMLLEDLTDKGCQFRDLTTKCTFEEATSVVTTLARMHAKFWQSQRFDTDLAWVNCFETNRDFRLLNLVRQLSVPIACKKFGHALSSDIINVIPHLMKNYLQLEEQWAQEPRTLIHGDAHLGNMYFQDGEVGLLDWQVSQRGQGMRDVAYFLINSMSEELRLAHQKQLIEHYLATLQRFGVSFDFDTAWRQYRLQSVYAWIAAIVTAPSNFQPEKVVIAGLTRASKAVVDLDAIELIREL from the coding sequence ATGAAGAGCTCGTCTCTCTTCGTTTCAGCGGTTCTGATCGTTCGCGATACCCTGATCCTGTTGCCCCGGCTGCTGGGCGCTTGTCTTCGGGTGTGGTTGGGGCGTCTGTTCAGAAAGCCGTCGCATCGGCTGCATGAGTTCACGACGGTTGCTTGGCTTGCCGAGTGGCTGGATCTCGATCCAGAACTCATCGACAGTGCCAGCATTGAAGCTGTTCATTCGGGTACGGCAAGTCGATCGCGCTTGCACATACGCTACGCCGAGCATCTGCGAGGACTGCCCGGACCTGCCTCGCTGTTCATCAAATCTACACCGCGCGATTTCGGCGCCAAACTATTTGGCGTGCTGTTCAACCTCGGCGGCAACGAGGTCTCGTTCTACAGACATATCAGACGCGACCTGCCAGTGAAGTCACCTCAGGTCGTCTACTGCGAGGGCGACTCCAATGACTACGTGATGCTGCTCGAAGATCTGACAGACAAAGGCTGCCAATTCCGGGACCTCACTACAAAGTGTACTTTCGAAGAGGCGACGAGCGTCGTCACCACTTTGGCGCGGATGCACGCAAAGTTCTGGCAGAGCCAACGCTTCGATACGGACCTGGCCTGGGTGAATTGCTTCGAAACCAACCGCGATTTTCGCTTGTTGAATCTGGTAAGGCAGCTGAGCGTTCCGATCGCCTGCAAGAAGTTCGGTCACGCCTTGTCCTCGGACATCATTAATGTCATCCCGCACCTGATGAAGAATTATCTGCAACTCGAAGAACAGTGGGCCCAGGAGCCCCGCACCTTGATCCACGGTGATGCGCACCTGGGCAACATGTACTTCCAAGACGGAGAGGTGGGGCTGCTGGACTGGCAGGTCAGTCAGCGCGGCCAGGGCATGCGGGACGTCGCCTACTTCTTGATCAACTCGATGAGCGAGGAGTTGCGCCTCGCTCATCAAAAACAACTCATCGAGCACTACTTGGCGACGTTGCAGCGTTTTGGTGTTTCGTTTGACTTTGATACCGCATGGCGGCAGTACCGCTTGCAGAGTGTCTACGCCTGGATTGCCGCTATCGTGACTGCGCCGAGCAACTTTCAGCCAGAGAAGGTTGTCATCGCGGGCCTGACCCGGGCCAGCAAGGCCGTTGTCGATCTGGACGCCATCGAGTTGATTCGGGAGTTGTGA
- a CDS encoding HAD family phosphatase, whose product MIPPGKVEALLFDMGGVVIDIDFDLAIQSWARQSHLSIEEIRSRFSMDAAYERHERAEIDASEYFEHLRNTLELEASDEEISNGWNAIYVGEITRSTNDIAIARAQLPCYLFTNSNPTHQAAWMAMYPRVMARFDGIFVSSELGLRKPERAAFDAVAEAIGLPLSAILFFDDTLENVEGARSAGMWAVHVQSPEDVRQALVELGALEHDKNDINDDINNNTEIECSAAES is encoded by the coding sequence ATGATACCGCCAGGCAAGGTCGAGGCTTTGTTGTTCGACATGGGCGGCGTTGTAATCGACATCGACTTTGACTTGGCGATTCAGAGTTGGGCAAGGCAGTCTCACTTGTCGATTGAAGAGATTCGCAGTCGCTTCTCGATGGATGCCGCCTACGAACGGCATGAGCGTGCAGAAATTGACGCTTCCGAATACTTCGAGCATCTTCGCAACACGCTCGAACTCGAAGCCAGTGACGAAGAAATTTCCAATGGCTGGAACGCGATTTACGTCGGTGAGATCACGCGGTCGACAAACGACATCGCAATCGCGAGGGCACAGCTGCCGTGTTATCTCTTCACGAATTCGAATCCGACGCATCAGGCCGCCTGGATGGCGATGTATCCTCGCGTCATGGCGAGGTTTGACGGGATCTTTGTGTCATCCGAATTGGGGCTGAGGAAGCCCGAGCGCGCAGCGTTCGATGCCGTGGCTGAGGCGATCGGTCTCCCTTTGTCGGCGATACTTTTCTTCGACGACACACTCGAGAATGTGGAAGGTGCTCGCTCCGCAGGGATGTGGGCGGTGCATGTCCAGTCACCAGAAGATGTAAGGCAGGCGTTGGTGGAGCTTGGGGCGCTCGAGCACGACAAAAACGACATCAACGACGACATCAACAACAACACAGAGATCGAGTGCAGCGCGGCAGAGTCGTGA
- a CDS encoding gamma-glutamylcyclotransferase, which yields MSSHLFVYGSLVVPIVMQTVTGRLFRHAEACLHGFERFMLEGRVYPGVAEAETRSTRGRIYFDLDEDALARLDYFEADDYERRTLYVELADDSLVPASVYVISDILRDLLIDDVWDEAKFVAEDLENFLKQTRNWMADY from the coding sequence GTGAGCAGTCACCTGTTTGTCTATGGCTCCCTCGTCGTGCCGATCGTCATGCAGACGGTGACGGGTCGGTTGTTTCGTCACGCCGAAGCTTGCCTGCACGGCTTCGAGAGGTTCATGCTCGAGGGACGGGTTTATCCCGGGGTTGCAGAAGCCGAAACCCGCTCGACCCGGGGGCGAATCTATTTTGATCTGGACGAAGACGCCCTGGCGCGCCTCGACTACTTCGAAGCCGACGACTACGAACGTCGCACACTCTACGTAGAGTTGGCAGACGATTCCCTCGTGCCGGCTTCGGTCTACGTCATCAGCGACATTCTCCGGGATCTATTGATCGATGACGTATGGGACGAAGCCAAGTTTGTCGCTGAGGATCTCGAAAATTTCTTGAAGCAGACACGCAATTGGATGGCGGACTACTAG
- the pyrE gene encoding orotate phosphoribosyltransferase translates to MSGQLSLNDAREQLLALIMEVSFEKKQVTLASGRESNFYLDLRQTLMRPQGVALAGRLVLDLLGRGTPVEAVGGMAVGAVPLVSAVLAAAAITPGYEDLLGFFVRKETKKHGMGRQIEGGFKQGQTVALVEDTTTTGGSTLDAVEIVKASGGKVVRVICLVDRGEGAIEAFAERGLVLEPLFSRADLDLPDLGT, encoded by the coding sequence ATGTCAGGGCAACTGAGTCTGAATGACGCGCGCGAACAACTCCTTGCGCTCATCATGGAAGTATCTTTTGAGAAAAAGCAGGTCACGCTAGCCAGCGGACGCGAGAGCAACTTCTACCTCGACTTGCGCCAGACATTGATGCGACCTCAGGGGGTCGCTCTCGCGGGACGCCTGGTGCTCGACCTGCTTGGACGCGGCACACCGGTCGAAGCCGTGGGGGGGATGGCTGTGGGCGCGGTACCTCTGGTGAGCGCCGTGCTCGCCGCTGCGGCAATCACTCCGGGTTACGAAGATCTCTTGGGCTTTTTCGTTCGCAAAGAAACCAAGAAGCACGGCATGGGGCGACAGATCGAAGGCGGATTCAAGCAAGGACAAACCGTGGCGCTAGTAGAAGACACTACGACCACCGGCGGCTCGACCTTGGACGCAGTGGAGATCGTGAAAGCCAGCGGGGGCAAAGTTGTCCGGGTAATCTGCCTGGTCGATCGGGGAGAGGGCGCGATCGAGGCATTCGCCGAGCGCGGTCTGGTGCTCGAGCCGTTGTTCAGCCGCGCAGACCTAGACCTCCCCGATTTGGGGACATGA